From Pandoraea vervacti, the proteins below share one genomic window:
- the dtd gene encoding D-aminoacyl-tRNA deacylase — protein sequence MIALIQRVLEAAVTVDGRTVGAIGPGLLALVCAERGDTEASADKLLAKLLAYRVFPDEAGKMNRSVSSLDGKTDGAGTAGGLLLVSQFTLAADTNSGTRPSFTPAASPADGKRLFDHFVAQARARHPIVETGEFGAYMRVSLVNDGPVTFWLQTRPEAA from the coding sequence ATGATCGCGCTCATTCAGCGTGTGCTCGAAGCGGCGGTGACGGTCGATGGCCGCACCGTGGGCGCGATCGGGCCGGGCCTGCTCGCTCTGGTGTGTGCCGAGCGCGGCGACACCGAGGCGAGCGCGGACAAGCTGCTCGCGAAGTTGCTTGCCTACCGCGTGTTTCCGGATGAGGCAGGCAAGATGAACCGCAGTGTGTCGAGCCTCGACGGCAAGACCGACGGCGCCGGCACGGCGGGCGGTTTGCTGCTCGTCTCCCAGTTCACGCTGGCCGCCGATACCAACAGCGGCACGCGCCCAAGCTTTACGCCTGCGGCCAGTCCAGCGGACGGCAAGCGGTTGTTCGATCACTTCGTCGCGCAAGCGCGGGCGCGCCATCCCATCGTGGAAACCGGCGAATTCGGTGCGTACATGCGGGTTTCGCTCGTCAACGACGGGCCGGTGACGTTCTGGTTGCAGACGCGCCCTGAAGCCGCCTGA
- the tyrS gene encoding tyrosine--tRNA ligase, with amino-acid sequence MTSEHALTSDKKYPVTDAARAALAIAKRGCDELLVEEEFLQKLARSEATGKPLRIKLGLDPTAPDIHIGHTVVLNKMRQLQDLGHTVIFLIGDFTSLIGDPSGRNSTRPPLTREQIETNARTYFEQAALVLDREKTEIRYNSEWSMKLGADGMIKLASRYTMARMLEREDFTKRFQGGVPIAIHEFLYPLMQGYDSVALESDLELGGTDQKFNLLVGRELQKQYGQEPQCILTMPLLEGLDGVEKMSKSKNNYIGISEKPSEMFGKLMSISDDLMWRYYELLSFRTLEEIAQLRKDVEGGRNPRDVKVLLGQEIVARFHSQADAERALEDFNARAKGGVPDDIPEVSLDGAPLGIAQLLKQAGLVPSTSEANRNIEQGGVRIDGEVVSDKGAKIDAGTYVVQVGKRRFARVTLA; translated from the coding sequence ATGACAAGTGAACACGCACTCACCTCGGATAAGAAGTACCCAGTGACCGACGCCGCGCGCGCTGCGCTGGCCATCGCCAAGCGCGGCTGCGACGAACTGCTCGTCGAAGAGGAGTTCCTGCAAAAGCTGGCGCGCAGCGAGGCGACCGGCAAGCCGCTACGTATCAAACTGGGTCTCGATCCGACCGCGCCCGACATTCACATCGGTCACACGGTGGTGCTCAACAAGATGCGCCAGTTGCAGGATCTGGGGCATACCGTCATCTTCCTGATCGGCGACTTCACCTCGCTGATCGGCGACCCGTCGGGCCGCAACAGCACGCGCCCGCCGCTCACGCGCGAGCAGATCGAGACGAACGCCAGGACCTATTTCGAACAGGCCGCGCTGGTGCTCGATCGCGAAAAGACCGAAATCCGCTACAACAGCGAATGGTCCATGAAGCTGGGCGCCGACGGCATGATCAAGCTCGCGTCGCGTTACACCATGGCGCGCATGCTCGAGCGCGAGGACTTCACGAAGCGTTTTCAGGGCGGCGTGCCCATCGCCATCCACGAATTCCTGTATCCGCTCATGCAGGGCTACGATTCCGTGGCGCTGGAGTCGGATCTGGAGTTGGGCGGCACAGACCAGAAGTTCAATCTGCTGGTCGGTCGCGAATTGCAGAAGCAATACGGGCAGGAGCCGCAGTGCATTCTGACGATGCCGCTGCTCGAAGGGCTGGACGGCGTCGAGAAGATGTCGAAGTCCAAGAACAACTACATCGGCATCAGCGAGAAGCCGAGCGAGATGTTCGGCAAGCTGATGAGCATCTCCGACGACCTGATGTGGCGTTACTACGAGCTGCTGTCGTTCCGCACGCTCGAGGAGATCGCGCAGCTGCGCAAGGATGTTGAAGGCGGTCGCAATCCGCGCGACGTGAAGGTGCTGCTCGGGCAGGAGATCGTGGCGCGCTTCCACTCGCAAGCGGACGCTGAGCGCGCGCTCGAAGACTTCAACGCCCGCGCAAAGGGCGGCGTGCCGGACGACATTCCGGAAGTTTCCCTCGATGGCGCACCGTTGGGCATCGCTCAACTACTCAAGCAGGCGGGTCTCGTGCCCTCGACGTCGGAAGCCAACCGCAACATCGAACAGGGCGGCGTGCGTATCGACGGCGAAGTCGTGTCGGACAAGGGCGCGAAGATCGATGCCGGCACCTACGTCGTGCAAGTCGGCAAGCGCCGTTTCGCCCGCGTCACGCTCGCGTAA
- a CDS encoding oxygenase MpaB family protein, whose translation MASHDDLPTPPPAAPLRPAGPVVGVSGHLRHAIAMRLVSLTSGPGAPRLNYDTPDGDPGLFGPDAACWHVHGDFTSMMIGGVSALLLQSLHPLAMAGVWDHSTFRQDVMGRLRRTATFIGGTTFGNTADAQALLERVRRIHLQVKGTAPDGRAYAAYDPALLTWVHVAETSSFLRSYLVYKDPTFSRADQDRYYSEVARIAIALGARDVPTSVAQIQDYLEAMRAQLSASDRTAEVVRVLRNLPAPFAGARVFSGLLFRAGIDLLPEWSQTMLGFEDRAAIRRLTVRPAVRHMAQIARWSMRNSVAHRARRRALATPAVGVTEPSLER comes from the coding sequence ATGGCTTCGCACGACGACCTCCCGACACCGCCCCCGGCAGCGCCCTTGCGGCCCGCCGGGCCGGTCGTGGGGGTGTCGGGACATCTGCGTCACGCCATCGCCATGCGCCTCGTGAGCCTCACCTCGGGCCCCGGCGCCCCGCGACTGAACTACGACACCCCTGACGGCGACCCCGGCCTGTTCGGGCCGGATGCCGCCTGCTGGCACGTGCATGGCGATTTCACTTCCATGATGATCGGGGGTGTGAGCGCGCTGCTGCTGCAATCGCTGCATCCGCTCGCCATGGCCGGTGTCTGGGATCACTCGACGTTCCGGCAGGATGTCATGGGACGCCTGCGCCGCACCGCCACGTTCATTGGCGGCACGACGTTCGGCAACACGGCCGACGCCCAGGCGCTGCTCGAGCGCGTGCGTCGCATCCATCTTCAGGTCAAAGGCACCGCGCCAGACGGACGCGCCTACGCCGCCTACGACCCTGCGTTGCTGACGTGGGTGCACGTGGCGGAAACCTCGAGTTTCCTGCGCAGTTATCTGGTCTACAAGGACCCGACGTTCTCGCGCGCCGATCAGGACCGCTACTACTCGGAAGTCGCACGCATTGCGATCGCGCTGGGCGCGCGCGACGTGCCCACGAGCGTCGCGCAAATCCAGGACTATCTCGAAGCGATGCGTGCGCAGCTCAGCGCGAGCGATCGCACGGCGGAAGTCGTGCGCGTGCTGCGCAATCTGCCCGCACCATTCGCAGGCGCTCGGGTATTCAGTGGACTGTTGTTTCGCGCGGGCATCGATCTGCTGCCCGAGTGGTCGCAGACGATGCTCGGCTTCGAGGATCGCGCGGCGATTCGTCGCCTGACAGTGCGCCCGGCCGTGCGCCACATGGCGCAGATCGCCCGCTGGTCGATGCGCAACAGCGTAGCGCACCGCGCACGACGCCGTGCTTTGGCGACACCTGCGGTCGGGGTGACCGAACCGTCACTGGAACGTTAG
- a CDS encoding CopD family protein, with amino-acid sequence MLWIKALHIVFVASWFAGLFYLPRIFVNLAMESDPAATQRLLLMARKLYRFMTILAVPALAFGLILWLYYGIGRHGGWLHAKLLIVVLLIGYHHACGSLLRKFENGRNARSHRWYRYFNEIPVLGLLGAVILAVVKPF; translated from the coding sequence ATGCTCTGGATCAAAGCGCTTCACATCGTTTTCGTCGCTTCGTGGTTTGCCGGCCTGTTCTATCTGCCGCGCATTTTCGTCAACCTCGCGATGGAGAGCGATCCGGCCGCAACGCAACGTCTGCTGCTCATGGCGCGCAAGCTCTATCGTTTCATGACGATTCTCGCCGTTCCCGCCCTCGCTTTCGGACTGATCCTCTGGCTGTATTACGGTATCGGTCGCCACGGCGGCTGGCTGCACGCCAAGTTGCTGATCGTCGTGCTGCTCATCGGTTACCACCATGCCTGCGGGAGTCTGCTGCGCAAGTTCGAAAACGGTCGCAATGCCCGCTCGCACCGGTGGTACCGCTACTTCAACGAGATCCCCGTGCTGGGGCTGCTCGGGGCGGTTATCCTTGCCGTCGTCAAACCATTCTGA
- a CDS encoding histidine phosphatase family protein, protein MTRTTTTLTLIRHGETDWNRVKRIQGHTDIPLSVEGERQAMLLGERIAREVAAQGSVFDHVLTSDLQRAVQTAAPVARACGLPLVRTARLRERHYGVFETHVPDEIQAAFPQDYAQWQTRDPDFVIPGGESMRGFYARVTEFIAQVLRDYAGQRVALVAHGGVLDCSYRLATGLALTEPRAYPLLNASVNRLSHDGERWHVLSWGDVAHLDDAVRDESNDKPVAVAVGDRVDPRVV, encoded by the coding sequence ATGACTCGCACGACCACCACGCTGACCCTGATCCGTCACGGCGAGACCGACTGGAACCGCGTCAAGCGGATTCAGGGGCATACCGATATTCCGCTATCGGTCGAAGGAGAGCGTCAGGCGATGTTGCTGGGCGAGCGCATCGCGCGGGAAGTCGCTGCACAGGGCAGCGTGTTCGATCACGTCTTGACCAGTGACTTGCAGCGTGCGGTCCAGACGGCGGCGCCTGTCGCCCGGGCGTGCGGCTTGCCGCTCGTGCGCACGGCGCGTCTTCGTGAGCGCCACTACGGCGTGTTCGAGACGCATGTGCCGGACGAGATTCAGGCGGCATTTCCCCAGGACTACGCGCAGTGGCAGACCCGTGATCCGGACTTCGTGATTCCGGGCGGCGAGTCGATGCGCGGCTTCTATGCGCGTGTCACCGAGTTCATTGCGCAAGTCCTTCGCGATTACGCGGGGCAGCGCGTGGCGCTCGTCGCGCACGGGGGCGTGCTCGATTGCAGCTACCGACTCGCCACGGGACTTGCGCTCACCGAGCCGCGCGCGTATCCGTTGCTCAATGCGAGCGTGAACCGTCTGTCGCACGATGGTGAGCGTTGGCATGTGCTGAGCTGGGGAGATGTCGCGCATCTGGATGATGCGGTGCGCGACGAAAGCAACGACAAGCCGGTCGCCGTAGCGGTGGGGGATCGCGTCGATCCGCGCGTTGTGTAG
- a CDS encoding YbhB/YbcL family Raf kinase inhibitor-like protein, which translates to MKVWSDSFADNAPIDAQFAFGKPDAQSHVALSQNKNPHLAWSDVPAGTRSFVVICTDSDVPSQGDDVNKEGREVPADLPRVDFFHWVLVDVPASVSEIPAASHSNHVTPRGKFGPDALDGMRHGVNDYTAWFAGDESMKGDYYGYDGPCPPWNDSIVHHYHFTVYALDIARVPLEGRFDGNDVLAAIKSHVLGSATVTGTYTLNPKAH; encoded by the coding sequence ATGAAAGTCTGGAGTGACTCGTTTGCCGACAACGCCCCGATCGATGCACAGTTCGCGTTCGGCAAGCCGGATGCACAGTCGCACGTTGCGCTGTCACAGAACAAGAATCCCCACCTCGCCTGGTCCGACGTGCCCGCTGGTACGCGTTCGTTTGTCGTGATCTGTACCGACAGCGACGTGCCCAGTCAGGGCGACGACGTCAACAAGGAAGGCCGCGAAGTCCCGGCGGACCTGCCGCGCGTCGATTTCTTCCACTGGGTGCTCGTCGACGTGCCGGCATCGGTCAGCGAGATTCCGGCCGCCAGCCACAGCAATCACGTCACGCCGCGCGGCAAGTTCGGGCCGGACGCGCTCGACGGCATGCGCCACGGGGTGAACGACTACACCGCCTGGTTCGCCGGCGACGAGTCCATGAAGGGCGACTACTACGGCTATGACGGCCCGTGCCCGCCCTGGAACGACTCGATCGTCCACCACTACCATTTCACCGTGTATGCGCTCGATATCGCACGCGTGCCGCTCGAGGGTCGCTTCGACGGTAACGATGTGCTCGCGGCAATCAAGTCGCACGTGCTGGGCAGCGCAACCGTGACCGGCACCTACACGCTCAATCCGAAGGCGCACTGA
- a CDS encoding NAD(P)-dependent oxidoreductase, translating to MSRPEVVLYKGVPPDVRARLAEHFSLTEFDGVNDANRAAFATALGRAQGAIGVGVNVTPELLDGAPNLRAWATISVGYDQFDVPDLTRRGIKLMNTPDVLTETTADTVFALVLSSARRVVELAELVKAGGWKASLGEAYFGTDVHGKTLGIVGMGRIGGAVARRAALGFGMKVLYSNRSRNEAAEKAYDAQYRTLPELLAQADFVVTLVPLSPATERLIGAAEFAQMKRGAIFINAARGKVIDEAALIDALASGHLRAAGLDVFEREPVPVDSPLLKMKQVVALPHIGSATHETRHAMASCAADNLIAALTGKPLQNVVNP from the coding sequence ATGAGTCGTCCGGAAGTTGTGTTGTACAAGGGCGTGCCGCCAGACGTGCGGGCACGGTTGGCCGAGCACTTTTCGCTCACCGAATTCGACGGTGTGAACGACGCGAATCGCGCTGCGTTCGCGACGGCGCTCGGTCGCGCGCAGGGCGCCATCGGCGTGGGGGTGAACGTGACGCCCGAGTTGCTCGACGGCGCGCCGAACCTCCGCGCCTGGGCCACGATCTCGGTGGGTTACGACCAGTTCGACGTGCCGGACCTCACGCGTCGCGGCATCAAGCTGATGAATACGCCCGATGTACTGACGGAAACCACGGCGGATACCGTTTTCGCACTGGTGCTCTCGAGCGCACGCCGTGTGGTCGAACTGGCCGAACTCGTGAAGGCCGGTGGCTGGAAGGCCAGTCTCGGCGAGGCGTATTTCGGCACCGACGTGCACGGCAAGACGCTCGGTATCGTCGGCATGGGCCGCATTGGCGGTGCGGTGGCGCGTCGCGCGGCGCTGGGCTTCGGCATGAAGGTGCTGTACAGCAACCGCTCGCGCAATGAAGCCGCGGAGAAGGCGTATGACGCGCAATATCGCACGTTGCCCGAGTTGCTCGCGCAGGCGGATTTCGTCGTCACGCTGGTGCCGTTGTCGCCGGCGACCGAGCGCCTGATCGGCGCCGCCGAATTCGCACAGATGAAGCGCGGCGCCATTTTCATCAACGCGGCGCGTGGCAAGGTCATCGATGAGGCGGCGTTGATCGATGCGCTGGCGTCCGGCCATTTGCGTGCTGCCGGTCTCGACGTATTCGAGCGTGAACCGGTTCCGGTCGACTCGCCATTGCTGAAGATGAAGCAAGTGGTGGCGTTGCCCCACATCGGGTCCGCCACACACGAAACGCGCCACGCGATGGCCTCGTGTGCGGCCGATAACCTGATCGCCGCACTCACCGGCAAGCCGCTGCAAAACGTTGTGAACCCGTAA
- a CDS encoding 2-hydroxychromene-2-carboxylate isomerase, whose product MSLTCEYFLATQSPYVYLGHARFVALARRYDVQIQLKPIDLGRIFSGSGGLPLAKRAPQRQAYRLVELARWSKYLNVPLNLEPKFFPVSGDPAARLVIATQLAHGTDKALDLIGAVSKALWVDERNIADDATLQAVADSLSLDGRSLLAASNGTSVQAAYDANTDGAARAGVYGAPWFVFEGEPYWGQDRLDFLERAFADASARKG is encoded by the coding sequence GTGAGTCTGACCTGCGAGTATTTTCTGGCGACGCAGTCGCCGTATGTGTATCTGGGGCATGCGCGCTTCGTCGCGCTGGCGCGTCGCTACGACGTGCAGATCCAGCTCAAGCCCATCGATCTCGGGCGTATCTTCAGCGGTTCGGGCGGCCTGCCGCTGGCCAAGCGAGCGCCGCAGCGTCAGGCGTATCGTCTGGTGGAGCTGGCGCGCTGGTCGAAGTATCTGAACGTGCCGCTCAATCTCGAGCCGAAGTTCTTCCCGGTCTCCGGCGATCCGGCGGCGCGTCTGGTCATCGCGACCCAGCTTGCTCACGGTACCGACAAGGCGCTCGACCTGATCGGCGCCGTCTCGAAGGCACTGTGGGTGGACGAACGCAACATCGCCGACGACGCCACGCTGCAAGCCGTGGCCGACAGCCTGTCGCTCGATGGCAGGTCGTTGCTTGCGGCGTCGAACGGCACGAGCGTGCAGGCCGCCTACGACGCCAACACCGACGGCGCAGCACGCGCCGGCGTGTACGGCGCGCCGTGGTTCGTCTTCGAGGGCGAGCCGTATTGGGGGCAGGACCGCCTCGATTTTCTCGAACGCGCCTTTGCCGACGCCAGCGCCAGGAAGGGCTGA
- a CDS encoding MurR/RpiR family transcriptional regulator, with translation MLNRIEATLTQLRPSERKLATYVLDAPREVVDLSMNELAERASVSQPTIARFCQAVGCSGYREFKIRLAQGIAQGVPFVHRDVRPDEPVPGIASKVLDRTIGSLMQVRNNLSPDSIGQAIELLAGARRIEFYGAGASGIAAQDMQHKFFRLGVPAVAYNDPHVYGMSAALLRPADVVVAISNTGRTQDLLEAAMLARSAGASVIAITHSNSPLARQATVALFADVDEDTDVYSPLTSRLAHLAIGDVLAVGMALRLGDRLPSQLARAKEVINRRRTSNDAK, from the coding sequence ATGCTTAACCGAATCGAAGCCACGCTGACCCAATTGCGCCCGTCCGAGCGCAAGCTTGCGACCTATGTGCTGGATGCACCGCGCGAAGTCGTCGATCTGTCGATGAACGAACTCGCCGAGCGCGCCAGCGTGAGCCAGCCGACGATTGCCCGCTTCTGCCAGGCGGTCGGATGCAGCGGCTATCGCGAATTCAAGATACGGCTGGCGCAAGGCATTGCACAGGGCGTGCCGTTCGTGCATCGGGACGTGCGCCCGGATGAACCCGTGCCCGGCATCGCCAGCAAGGTGCTCGACCGCACCATCGGCAGCCTCATGCAGGTGCGCAACAATCTCTCGCCCGACAGCATCGGGCAGGCCATCGAACTGCTCGCCGGTGCACGTCGCATCGAGTTCTACGGCGCGGGGGCATCGGGCATCGCCGCACAGGACATGCAGCACAAGTTCTTCCGGCTCGGGGTGCCCGCCGTGGCGTACAACGATCCGCACGTCTACGGCATGTCCGCCGCGCTGCTGCGACCGGCAGACGTCGTCGTCGCCATCTCGAATACCGGGCGTACGCAAGACCTGCTTGAAGCCGCCATGCTCGCGCGCTCCGCCGGGGCGAGTGTGATTGCGATCACGCACAGCAATTCGCCGTTGGCGCGCCAGGCCACGGTGGCCTTGTTTGCGGACGTCGACGAAGACACCGATGTCTACTCGCCGCTCACGTCGCGCCTCGCGCATCTGGCCATCGGCGACGTGCTCGCCGTGGGCATGGCGTTGCGGCTCGGCGACCGGTTGCCGTCGCAACTCGCGCGTGCGAAGGAAGTCATCAATCGGCGGCGCACGTCGAACGACGCGAAGTGA
- a CDS encoding M23 family metallopeptidase, with translation MWPKLRDFFARELLTLIDPTQPKHRRRKVQIVATVGSALTLGMVTAFGVAPMVPDSARNGASVTLPLTFPDLAHQIQQLDAQSQTFIHQVALRRGETLGDMLSRLSIQDPAAEKFIRENAVARRLIGVPAGQVVQAETDDDGKLVTLSTVLSSGSAAAQQLVIERRDDGRLRARMEQLANDTEWAMRSGAIAENFFTAMDDAGVPDAVVAQMVNIFSGVINFQRDVRRGDRFRLVYEVVKQQDRTVRTGRVLAIEFINQGKTHQAIWYADPQGSPEGAYYGFDGRNLKQAFLRTPVEFSRISSAFGGREHPFAHKWKKHEGVDLAAPVGTRVFAAGDGVVKFVGTQNGYGNLVEIEHAGNYQTRYAHLSGFGQGMKPGTRVTQGQVIGFVGQTGWATGPHLHYELRLNGVPRNPFSTDLAAVAPLSGNRLKLFDMYAENLLKRIDLMRTVQVAERD, from the coding sequence ATGTGGCCAAAACTCCGTGATTTTTTTGCGCGTGAACTGCTGACCCTGATCGATCCCACGCAGCCGAAGCACCGTCGCAGAAAGGTGCAAATCGTGGCAACGGTCGGTTCGGCCCTGACGTTGGGAATGGTGACCGCTTTCGGCGTGGCGCCGATGGTGCCGGATTCGGCACGCAACGGTGCGAGCGTGACTTTACCGCTCACCTTCCCCGACCTGGCCCATCAGATCCAGCAGCTCGACGCGCAATCCCAGACCTTTATCCATCAAGTGGCGCTGCGGCGCGGCGAAACCCTCGGGGACATGCTTTCGCGCCTGTCGATCCAGGACCCTGCCGCCGAGAAGTTCATTCGCGAGAATGCCGTCGCCCGACGTCTGATCGGCGTGCCCGCAGGGCAGGTCGTGCAGGCGGAAACCGACGATGACGGCAAGCTCGTCACGCTCTCCACCGTGCTCTCGAGCGGCAGCGCCGCCGCGCAGCAACTGGTGATCGAGCGTCGCGACGACGGTCGTTTGCGCGCGCGCATGGAACAGTTGGCCAACGACACCGAATGGGCCATGCGCTCCGGTGCGATTGCCGAGAACTTCTTCACGGCGATGGACGATGCGGGCGTGCCCGATGCCGTCGTCGCGCAGATGGTGAACATCTTCTCCGGCGTGATCAACTTCCAGCGCGACGTGCGCCGCGGCGATCGCTTCCGCCTCGTGTACGAAGTGGTCAAGCAACAGGACCGCACGGTTCGCACCGGCCGCGTACTCGCCATCGAATTCATCAATCAGGGCAAGACGCATCAGGCAATCTGGTACGCCGATCCGCAGGGCTCGCCCGAAGGCGCGTACTACGGCTTCGACGGGCGCAACCTGAAGCAGGCGTTCCTTCGCACGCCCGTCGAGTTCTCGCGCATTTCGTCGGCCTTCGGCGGGCGCGAGCATCCGTTCGCGCACAAGTGGAAGAAGCACGAAGGCGTGGATCTGGCAGCGCCTGTCGGCACGCGCGTGTTCGCGGCAGGCGACGGCGTGGTCAAGTTCGTCGGCACGCAGAACGGTTACGGCAATCTGGTCGAAATCGAGCACGCGGGCAATTATCAGACGCGCTACGCCCATCTTTCCGGCTTCGGTCAGGGAATGAAGCCCGGCACGCGGGTTACGCAGGGTCAGGTCATCGGCTTCGTTGGTCAGACGGGGTGGGCCACCGGCCCGCACCTGCACTACGAACTGCGCCTGAACGGCGTGCCGCGCAACCCGTTCTCCACGGATCTGGCAGCCGTCGCACCGCTCTCGGGCAATCGCCTGAAACTGTTCGACATGTACGCCGAGAACCTGCTCAAGCGCATCGATCTGATGCGCACGGTGCAAGTCGCCGAACGCGATTAA
- the ruvC gene encoding crossover junction endodeoxyribonuclease RuvC: protein MRILGIDPGLRVTGFGVLEKHGNRLQYVTSGVIRTGDGTLPARLRIIFESVAELVDTYRPDQAAIEKVFVNVNPQSTLLLGQARGAAITALSVGGLEVFEYTPMQLKQAVVGYGRARKEQVQEMVTRLLTLTGTPGKDASDALGVAICHAHSGDTYAALAEVSPALAAKGLRVKRGRLVG from the coding sequence ATGAGAATTCTTGGCATCGACCCCGGCCTGCGCGTCACCGGTTTTGGCGTGCTCGAAAAGCACGGCAACCGTCTGCAATACGTGACGAGCGGCGTCATCCGTACCGGCGACGGCACCCTGCCCGCCCGGTTGCGCATCATCTTCGAGAGCGTGGCGGAACTGGTCGACACATACCGGCCCGATCAGGCCGCCATCGAAAAGGTGTTCGTCAACGTCAACCCGCAATCGACGCTGCTGCTCGGGCAGGCACGCGGCGCGGCGATCACGGCGCTGTCCGTGGGCGGACTGGAAGTCTTCGAATACACCCCGATGCAGCTCAAACAGGCCGTGGTGGGCTACGGGCGCGCCCGCAAGGAACAGGTGCAGGAGATGGTGACGCGTCTGCTCACCCTCACCGGCACGCCGGGCAAGGATGCCTCCGACGCGCTCGGTGTGGCCATCTGCCATGCGCACAGCGGCGACACATATGCCGCGCTAGCCGAAGTCTCCCCGGCGCTCGCGGCCAAGGGGCTGCGCGTCAAACGCGGCCGTCTGGTGGGCTGA
- the ruvB gene encoding Holliday junction branch migration DNA helicase RuvB, with product MIETDKLAAERIIAPTPASPNEEAFERALRPKLLDEYVGQRKVREQLEIFIEAARKRSEPLDHVLLFGPPGLGKTTLAHIIAREMGVHLRQTSGPVLERPGDLAALLTNLEANDVLFIDEIHRLSPVVEEILYPALEDYQIDIMIGEGPAARSVKLDLQPFTLVGATTRAGMLTNPLRDRFGIVARLEFYTAEELAGIVRRSAGLLGAVIADDGAFEIARRARGTPRIANRLLRRVRDFAEVKADGRITAAVADAALSMLDVDPVGFDVMDRKLLEAVLHKFDGGPVGVDNLAAAIGEERDTIEDVIEPYLIQQGFLQRTPRGRVATLAAYRHFGLAAPGSAPESGSLWSPDATGQ from the coding sequence ATGATCGAAACCGACAAACTCGCCGCCGAACGCATCATTGCGCCGACGCCGGCCTCGCCCAACGAAGAAGCGTTCGAGCGCGCCCTGCGCCCCAAGCTGCTCGACGAATACGTCGGCCAGCGCAAGGTGCGCGAACAGCTCGAAATCTTCATCGAGGCGGCCCGCAAGCGCTCGGAACCGCTCGACCACGTGCTGCTCTTCGGCCCGCCGGGTCTGGGCAAGACGACGCTTGCCCACATCATCGCCCGCGAAATGGGCGTGCATCTGCGGCAGACTTCCGGGCCGGTGCTGGAGCGTCCGGGCGACCTCGCAGCCCTGCTGACCAATCTCGAAGCCAACGACGTGCTGTTCATCGACGAAATCCACCGGCTCTCGCCGGTCGTCGAGGAAATTCTGTATCCCGCGCTCGAGGACTATCAGATCGACATCATGATCGGCGAAGGTCCGGCCGCGCGCAGCGTGAAGCTCGATCTCCAGCCGTTCACGCTCGTGGGGGCGACCACCCGCGCCGGCATGCTCACGAACCCGCTGCGCGATCGCTTCGGGATCGTGGCGCGCCTGGAGTTCTACACGGCCGAAGAGCTCGCGGGTATCGTGCGCCGCTCGGCGGGCCTGCTCGGCGCTGTCATTGCCGACGACGGCGCGTTCGAAATTGCGCGTCGCGCACGCGGCACGCCGCGTATCGCCAACCGCCTGCTGCGCCGCGTGCGTGACTTCGCCGAAGTGAAGGCCGACGGCCGTATCACGGCCGCCGTGGCGGACGCCGCACTCTCGATGCTAGACGTCGACCCTGTCGGCTTCGACGTGATGGACCGCAAGCTCCTCGAAGCGGTGCTGCACAAGTTCGATGGCGGCCCGGTCGGTGTCGACAACCTCGCGGCCGCCATTGGCGAAGAGCGCGATACGATCGAAGACGTGATCGAGCCGTACCTGATCCAGCAAGGCTTCTTGCAGCGCACGCCGCGAGGGCGCGTCGCCACGTTGGCGGCCTACCGTCACTTTGGACTTGCTGCGCCGGGCAGCGCACCGGAAAGCGGTTCGCTCTGGTCGCCGGACGCGACGGGTCAATAG